In one window of Caballeronia sp. TF1N1 DNA:
- a CDS encoding 3-hydroxyacyl-CoA dehydrogenase NAD-binding domain-containing protein: MAVHFTIHDGVAVITLDNPPVNGLGHATRLGIVEGIERARDEDNVRAIVVIGAGKAFSGGADITEFNTPKATQEPTLKTVIEAIEGSAKPVIAAIHAVAMGGGLELALGAHFRVASPGAQIALPEVKLGLLPGAGGTQRLPRVVGLERALGMIVSGTPVSSERLANTALFDQMIEGDLLDGAVRFAQHVAKRDGMHPQVRERPIEHTDADRIVQAARANAIATAKHFPAPHKCIDAIEKGLKEGFERGLAFERECFLALVQTPESRALRHAFFAERAASKIADVPSNTPVRKIERIGVIGAGTMGGGIAMNFINARFSVVLLETKQDALDRGLANVRCNYEAQVKKGKLTQDEVDERMALIQPTLDYADLAHADLIIEAVFEDLGVKEQVFRRLDEVAKPGAILASNTSTLDLDKIAAFTKRPGDVIGTHFFSPANVMKLLEVVRGAKTDKDVLASVMQLARKIRKTAVVSGVCDGFIGNRMVEQYLRQALFMLEEGALPAQIDRAIEHFGFAMGPFRMSDLAGNDIGWAIRKRRYVEQPELRYSKIADRLCEAGRFGQKTGAGWYDYEPGKRDALPSQAVDDMIVAYSKEAGIERRRIADDEIVERLMLALVNEGARILEEGIASKASDIDMVYLTGYGFPLWRGGPMFYADTIGLAAVERAMRRYAQQPNGDAWQPAARVTQLAAVNGRFNP, from the coding sequence ATGGCTGTGCACTTCACGATCCACGACGGCGTCGCCGTCATCACACTCGACAACCCGCCGGTGAACGGCCTCGGGCACGCGACACGGCTTGGCATCGTGGAAGGCATCGAGCGCGCGCGTGACGAAGACAACGTGCGCGCCATCGTCGTGATCGGCGCCGGCAAGGCGTTTTCGGGCGGCGCGGACATCACCGAATTCAATACGCCGAAGGCGACGCAAGAACCGACGCTCAAGACGGTCATCGAAGCAATCGAGGGCAGCGCGAAACCGGTGATCGCGGCGATTCACGCCGTGGCGATGGGCGGCGGCCTCGAACTCGCGCTCGGCGCGCATTTCCGCGTGGCGTCGCCCGGCGCGCAGATCGCGCTGCCCGAAGTGAAGCTCGGCCTCCTGCCCGGCGCGGGCGGCACGCAACGGCTGCCGCGCGTGGTTGGCCTCGAAAGGGCACTCGGCATGATCGTGTCGGGAACGCCGGTATCATCCGAACGACTCGCGAATACCGCGCTCTTCGACCAAATGATCGAAGGCGACTTGCTCGATGGCGCCGTGCGTTTCGCTCAGCACGTCGCCAAGCGTGACGGCATGCACCCGCAAGTGCGCGAACGCCCCATCGAACACACGGATGCCGATCGAATCGTCCAGGCCGCGCGCGCGAACGCCATCGCGACGGCGAAGCATTTTCCGGCACCGCACAAGTGCATCGATGCCATCGAAAAAGGCCTGAAAGAAGGCTTCGAACGCGGGCTCGCCTTCGAGCGCGAATGTTTTCTCGCGCTCGTGCAGACACCGGAAAGCCGCGCGCTGCGGCACGCGTTCTTCGCCGAACGCGCGGCGTCCAAGATCGCGGATGTGCCGTCGAACACGCCCGTCAGAAAGATCGAGCGCATTGGCGTGATCGGCGCGGGCACGATGGGTGGCGGCATCGCCATGAACTTCATCAACGCGCGATTTTCCGTCGTGTTGCTCGAAACGAAACAGGACGCACTCGACCGGGGTTTGGCGAACGTGCGCTGCAATTACGAAGCGCAAGTGAAGAAGGGCAAGCTCACGCAAGACGAGGTCGATGAACGCATGGCCCTAATTCAACCGACGCTCGATTATGCGGACCTCGCGCACGCGGACTTGATCATCGAAGCGGTATTCGAAGACCTGGGCGTGAAGGAACAAGTCTTCCGCCGCCTCGATGAAGTCGCGAAGCCCGGCGCGATTCTCGCATCGAACACATCGACGCTCGATCTCGACAAAATCGCCGCGTTCACGAAACGTCCGGGCGATGTCATCGGCACGCACTTCTTCAGTCCCGCCAACGTCATGAAGCTGCTCGAAGTGGTGCGCGGCGCGAAAACGGACAAGGACGTGCTCGCCTCCGTCATGCAACTGGCGCGGAAGATCAGGAAGACGGCCGTGGTCTCGGGCGTATGCGATGGCTTCATCGGCAATCGCATGGTCGAACAGTACTTGCGGCAGGCGCTTTTCATGCTGGAGGAAGGCGCGCTGCCCGCGCAGATCGATCGCGCAATCGAACATTTCGGCTTCGCCATGGGGCCGTTTCGCATGAGCGATCTTGCGGGCAACGACATCGGCTGGGCCATTCGCAAGCGCCGTTATGTCGAGCAGCCGGAGTTGCGCTATTCGAAAATCGCGGACCGGCTGTGCGAAGCGGGCCGCTTCGGACAAAAGACCGGCGCGGGATGGTATGACTATGAGCCAGGCAAGCGCGACGCGCTGCCATCACAAGCGGTCGACGACATGATCGTCGCGTATTCGAAGGAAGCAGGCATCGAAAGACGGCGTATCGCGGACGATGAAATCGTCGAGCGCCTCATGCTCGCGCTCGTCAACGAAGGCGCGCGTATTCTCGAAGAGGGCATCGCTTCCAAGGCCTCGGATATCGACATGGTGTATTTGACGGGTTACGGTTTCCCGCTCTGGCGCGGCGGCCCGATGTTCTACGCCGACACCATCGGACTTGCCGCCGTGGAACGCGCCATGCGCCGCTACGCGCAACAGCCCAACGGCGACGCATGGCAGCCCGCCGCCCGCGTGACGCAACTCGCGGCGGTCAACGGCCGGTTCAACCCTTGA
- a CDS encoding 3-(methylthio)propionyl-CoA ligase, producing the protein MTSPLYGQMMEIPLLASSLLSHASRHFGDTEIVSRRIEGDIHRYTYRDCEKRAKQLAQALIALDVQQGERIGTLAWNGYRHLECYYGVAGMGAVCHTINPRLFPDQVAFIIDHADDSYVLFDMTFAPLVEMIAPQCPNVKGWIALGDAACIEQHLSNLSVPVMSYESLVGEQDGVYEWPMLDERQASFLCYTSGTTGNPKGALYSHRSTVLHAYGAALPDAMGASSSDSILPVVPMFHVNAWGIPHAGPLVGAKLVFPGKDLDGKSLYELMEAEGVTYSAGVPTVWLALLAYMKQNDLRFSTLKRTVIGGSACPPAMLKTFEEDYGVQVIHAWGMTEMSPLGTLARLSFRQKQRSAEEQRISLEKQGRALFGVDMKVVGDDGHELPWDGQSFGDLHVRGPWVIDRYFRRDESPLIDGWFPTGDVATIDADGFMNITDRSKDVIKSGGEWISSIDLENIAVSHPQVAEAACIACSHPKWTERPMIVAVLRPGATITREDLLAHFEGKVAKWWIPDDVVFADELPHTATGKLQKVRLRALYREHVLPEKGEKTS; encoded by the coding sequence ATGACGTCGCCGCTTTACGGCCAGATGATGGAAATACCGTTGCTCGCGTCGTCCCTGTTGTCCCATGCCTCGCGCCACTTCGGCGATACGGAAATCGTGTCGCGGCGTATCGAAGGCGATATCCATCGCTACACCTACCGCGATTGCGAGAAGCGCGCGAAGCAACTCGCGCAGGCCTTGATCGCGCTCGACGTGCAGCAGGGCGAGCGCATCGGCACGCTCGCCTGGAACGGCTACCGGCATCTGGAGTGCTATTACGGCGTGGCGGGCATGGGCGCCGTGTGCCACACCATCAATCCGCGTCTCTTTCCGGATCAGGTCGCGTTCATCATCGATCATGCCGACGATTCGTACGTCTTGTTCGACATGACCTTCGCGCCGCTCGTCGAGATGATCGCGCCGCAGTGTCCGAACGTGAAAGGCTGGATCGCACTCGGCGATGCCGCCTGCATCGAGCAGCATCTTTCGAACCTGAGCGTGCCGGTGATGAGCTACGAAAGTCTCGTCGGCGAACAGGATGGCGTCTACGAATGGCCGATGCTCGATGAACGTCAGGCATCGTTTCTTTGCTATACGTCGGGAACGACGGGCAATCCGAAGGGCGCGCTGTACTCGCATCGCTCGACGGTGCTGCATGCTTATGGCGCGGCCTTGCCCGATGCGATGGGCGCTTCATCGAGCGATTCCATCCTGCCCGTCGTGCCGATGTTCCACGTCAACGCGTGGGGCATTCCGCATGCGGGGCCGCTCGTCGGCGCGAAGCTGGTGTTTCCCGGCAAGGACCTCGACGGCAAGTCGCTCTATGAGTTGATGGAAGCGGAAGGCGTCACCTATTCGGCGGGCGTGCCGACCGTATGGCTGGCGCTCCTCGCCTACATGAAGCAGAACGATTTGCGCTTTTCGACCTTGAAGCGCACGGTGATCGGCGGCTCGGCGTGTCCGCCCGCCATGCTGAAGACCTTCGAGGAAGACTACGGCGTGCAGGTGATTCATGCGTGGGGCATGACGGAGATGTCGCCGCTCGGCACGCTCGCGCGGCTGAGTTTCCGGCAGAAGCAGCGTTCGGCCGAGGAACAGCGCATCTCGCTCGAAAAGCAGGGGCGCGCGCTCTTTGGCGTCGATATGAAAGTGGTCGGCGACGACGGCCACGAACTGCCTTGGGACGGCCAGTCGTTCGGCGATCTGCACGTGCGCGGACCGTGGGTCATCGACCGCTATTTCCGGCGCGACGAGTCGCCGCTCATCGACGGCTGGTTTCCAACGGGCGATGTCGCGACCATCGACGCCGATGGCTTCATGAACATCACCGATCGCAGCAAGGACGTGATCAAGTCGGGCGGCGAGTGGATCAGTTCGATCGATCTGGAGAACATCGCGGTGTCGCATCCGCAGGTGGCGGAGGCGGCGTGCATTGCGTGCTCGCATCCGAAGTGGACGGAGCGGCCGATGATCGTCGCCGTGCTGCGTCCGGGCGCGACCATCACGCGTGAGGATTTGCTCGCGCATTTCGAGGGCAAGGTCGCGAAGTGGTGGATTCCGGACGATGTCGTGTTCGCCGACGAGTTGCCGCATACGGCGACGGGCAAGCTGCAGAAGGTGCGGCTGCGCGCGTTGTATCGGGAGCATGTGCTGCCGGAGAAGGGTGAGAAGACATCTTGA
- a CDS encoding YdiU family protein, with protein MSFSPSNAVRAASGEKASGADSMDAIAAAIKVGQPGSFAALGAAFLTRLPATPVPDPYLVAISRETADMLGIDPDVAEGSEQKRFAEYFAGNPTREWPAGDLPYAAVYSGHQFGVWAGQLGDGRALTLGEIEPDADRDHDGTRFELQLKGAGRTPYSRMGDGRAVLRSSIREFLCSEAMHHLGIPTTRALAIVGSDMPVRRESMETAAIVTRVAPSFVRFGHFEHFYSNDRVDDLKALADHVIERFYPHCRDADDPYLALLDEAVRSTADLMAEWQAVGFCHGVMNTDNMSILGLTIDYGPFGFMDGFNAHHICNHTDTQGRYSYSRQPQVGYWNLFCLAQALVPLVGANLPEEGRAQRVVEEAQKVLERYKARFGPVFEAKMRAKLGLEIAREGDDKLANGLLEIMHANRADFTLTFRNLSKLAKSDTSNDSPVRDLFLDRAAFDAWAVQYRERLAHETRDDMDRRAAMNRVNPKYVLRNHLAEQAIRQASEKDYTEVARLLDVLRRPYDEQPEYEAYAGLPPDWASDLEVSCSS; from the coding sequence ATGTCGTTTTCCCCAAGCAATGCCGTGCGTGCAGCGTCCGGCGAGAAGGCTTCCGGCGCTGATTCCATGGACGCCATCGCCGCCGCGATCAAGGTTGGCCAGCCAGGCTCGTTCGCGGCGCTCGGGGCCGCGTTTCTGACGCGCCTTCCCGCCACGCCGGTGCCCGATCCTTATCTCGTCGCGATCTCGCGCGAAACGGCGGACATGCTCGGCATCGATCCGGATGTCGCGGAAGGCAGCGAGCAAAAGCGCTTTGCCGAATACTTCGCCGGCAATCCCACGCGCGAATGGCCCGCCGGCGACCTGCCTTACGCAGCGGTCTATTCGGGGCATCAGTTCGGCGTGTGGGCAGGTCAATTGGGCGATGGCCGCGCACTTACACTCGGCGAGATCGAGCCAGACGCCGATCGGGACCATGACGGCACACGCTTCGAACTTCAGCTGAAGGGCGCGGGCCGCACACCGTATTCCCGCATGGGCGATGGCCGCGCCGTGTTGCGTTCGTCGATCCGCGAATTCCTGTGCTCCGAAGCCATGCACCATCTGGGCATTCCCACGACGCGCGCGCTCGCCATCGTCGGCTCCGATATGCCGGTGCGGCGCGAGAGCATGGAAACAGCGGCGATCGTCACGCGCGTCGCGCCGAGCTTCGTGCGCTTCGGGCATTTCGAACACTTCTATTCGAACGACCGCGTCGACGATCTCAAAGCGCTTGCCGATCACGTGATCGAGCGCTTCTATCCGCATTGCCGCGATGCCGACGATCCCTACCTCGCGCTCCTCGACGAAGCCGTGCGCAGCACCGCCGATCTGATGGCGGAGTGGCAAGCCGTCGGCTTCTGTCACGGCGTGATGAACACCGACAACATGTCCATTCTCGGTCTCACGATCGACTACGGCCCGTTCGGTTTCATGGATGGCTTCAACGCGCATCACATTTGCAACCACACGGACACGCAAGGGCGCTATTCGTACAGCCGTCAGCCGCAGGTCGGCTATTGGAACCTGTTTTGTCTAGCGCAGGCGCTGGTTCCGCTCGTCGGCGCGAACCTGCCGGAAGAAGGCCGTGCGCAACGCGTGGTCGAGGAAGCGCAGAAGGTTCTCGAACGCTACAAGGCGCGCTTCGGCCCTGTGTTCGAAGCGAAGATGCGCGCCAAGCTCGGCCTCGAAATCGCGCGCGAAGGCGATGACAAACTCGCCAACGGTCTCCTCGAAATCATGCACGCGAACCGCGCGGACTTCACGCTCACGTTCCGGAACTTGTCGAAGCTCGCGAAATCCGATACCTCGAACGATTCGCCCGTGCGCGACCTCTTTCTCGACCGCGCCGCTTTCGACGCGTGGGCGGTGCAGTATCGGGAACGTCTCGCGCACGAAACGCGCGACGATATGGATCGCAGAGCCGCGATGAATCGCGTGAATCCGAAGTACGTGCTGCGTAATCACCTGGCCGAACAGGCGATTCGCCAGGCGAGCGAAAAGGACTACACCGAAGTGGCGCGGCTTCTCGACGTGCTGCGCCGTCCCTACGACGAACAACCCGAATACGAAGCCTACGCCGGCCTGCCGCCCGACTGGGCGAGCGATCTGGAAGTGAGTTGTTCTTCTTAG
- the msrB gene encoding peptide-methionine (R)-S-oxide reductase MsrB → MSRDDTTDNTGATAYPLQKDDAAYRSELNDMQYQVTRHAATERPFSGEYWDHFERGVYDCVCCGTPLFESATKFDAGCGWPSYFKPINGEVIEEKTDRSHGMLRIEVQCKNCGAHLGHVFEDGPAPTGLRYCINSAALQFESK, encoded by the coding sequence ATGAGCAGAGACGACACCACCGACAACACTGGCGCCACGGCGTATCCGCTGCAAAAGGACGATGCGGCGTATCGCAGCGAACTCAACGACATGCAGTATCAGGTCACGCGCCACGCGGCGACCGAGCGCCCGTTCTCCGGCGAATACTGGGACCACTTCGAGCGCGGCGTGTATGACTGCGTGTGTTGCGGCACGCCGCTTTTCGAATCCGCGACCAAGTTCGACGCGGGCTGCGGCTGGCCCAGCTACTTTAAGCCGATCAACGGCGAAGTGATCGAAGAGAAGACCGACCGCTCGCACGGCATGCTGCGCATCGAAGTGCAGTGCAAGAACTGCGGCGCGCACCTCGGCCACGTCTTCGAAGACGGCCCGGCGCCCACCGGTTTGCGGTATTGCATCAACTCGGCTGCGCTACAATTCGAATCCAAGTAA
- a CDS encoding septation protein A, whose protein sequence is MKFLFDLFPIILFFVAFKIWGIYTATAVAIAATLVQIAWVAFRHRKVDPMLWVSLGVVVVFGGATLVLHNDTFIKWKPTALYWLFAVALIVAQLGFKKNLIEAMMGKQIVLPHRVWGQLNVAWAVFFALLGIVNLVVAFHFTTDQWVNFKLFGATGCLVAFIVAQSFWLAKYMKEDGQ, encoded by the coding sequence ATGAAATTTCTGTTCGATCTGTTTCCGATCATCCTGTTTTTTGTCGCATTCAAGATCTGGGGCATATATACGGCAACTGCCGTGGCCATCGCGGCGACGCTCGTGCAGATTGCGTGGGTGGCCTTCCGCCATCGCAAGGTCGATCCAATGCTGTGGGTGAGTCTCGGCGTGGTCGTGGTGTTCGGCGGCGCGACGCTCGTGCTGCACAACGATACCTTCATCAAATGGAAGCCCACCGCGCTTTACTGGCTCTTCGCCGTGGCGCTGATCGTCGCGCAACTCGGCTTCAAAAAGAACCTCATCGAAGCGATGATGGGCAAGCAGATCGTACTGCCGCATCGTGTGTGGGGACAATTGAACGTGGCGTGGGCGGTGTTTTTCGCGCTGCTCGGTATCGTCAATCTCGTGGTGGCGTTTCACTTCACCACGGACCAATGGGTCAACTTCAAGCTCTTCGGCGCGACGGGATGTCTCGTGGCGTTTATCGTCGCGCAAAGTTTCTGGCTCGCCAAATACATGAAGGAGGATGGTCAATGA
- a CDS encoding BolA family transcriptional regulator, producing MNASFDFPNASAADKIAHLEARLEAALEPQTVHIEDDSAAHAGHAGAASGSHYTVTVIAECFAGRARVARHRLVYDALAAEMQHGVHALAIRAYTPQEFAEQFE from the coding sequence ATGAACGCTTCCTTCGATTTTCCGAACGCGAGCGCGGCCGACAAGATCGCGCATCTCGAAGCGCGCCTCGAAGCGGCGCTCGAACCGCAAACCGTGCATATCGAAGACGACAGCGCGGCGCATGCCGGGCATGCCGGCGCGGCTTCGGGCAGTCATTACACGGTCACGGTCATCGCCGAATGCTTCGCGGGCCGCGCGCGAGTGGCGCGGCATCGACTGGTGTATGATGCGCTGGCCGCGGAAATGCAGCATGGCGTGCACGCACTGGCCATCCGGGCTTATACGCCGCAAGAGTTCGCAGAACAATTCGAATAG
- a CDS encoding peptidylprolyl isomerase — protein sequence MTLKKTRVWVLLAAFAAAPAFAQNIAVVNGTPIPTSRADALVKQLVQQGQQDSPQLQQAVREELINREILMQEASREGLPMRPDVKAQIAVAQQTVVLRAMIEDFVKKNTPTDAEIQARYEQLVKQTGGGKELHLHHILVESEAQAKDLIAKIKGGASFEDLAKQYSKDPGSGKNGGDLDWSAPQAYVPEFGAAAEKLKKGEVTPQPVKTQFGWHIIRLDDTRDVAPPPLEQVKAQIAQQIQQEKLQAFEEGLRKKAVVK from the coding sequence ATGACTTTGAAAAAAACCCGCGTCTGGGTCTTGCTGGCTGCGTTCGCCGCGGCTCCCGCGTTTGCGCAGAACATCGCCGTCGTCAATGGCACGCCGATTCCCACGTCGCGCGCCGATGCGCTCGTGAAGCAACTCGTCCAGCAGGGTCAGCAGGATTCGCCGCAATTGCAACAGGCGGTGCGCGAGGAACTCATCAACCGCGAAATCCTGATGCAGGAAGCATCGCGCGAAGGCCTGCCCATGCGTCCCGACGTGAAGGCGCAGATCGCGGTCGCGCAACAGACGGTCGTGCTGCGCGCGATGATCGAAGACTTCGTCAAGAAGAACACGCCGACCGACGCCGAGATCCAGGCGCGCTACGAGCAACTCGTGAAGCAGACGGGCGGCGGCAAGGAACTGCATCTGCATCACATCCTGGTAGAAAGCGAAGCGCAGGCGAAGGACTTGATCGCGAAGATCAAGGGCGGCGCGAGCTTCGAGGATCTGGCGAAGCAATACTCGAAGGACCCGGGATCGGGCAAGAACGGCGGCGATCTGGACTGGTCCGCGCCGCAAGCCTACGTGCCGGAATTCGGCGCCGCCGCCGAGAAGCTCAAGAAGGGTGAAGTAACGCCGCAGCCGGTGAAGACGCAATTCGGCTGGCACATCATCCGTCTGGACGATACCCGCGACGTCGCCCCGCCGCCGCTGGAACAAGTGAAAGCGCAGATCGCGCAGCAGATTCAGCAGGAGAAGCTGCAGGCGTTCGAGGAAGGGTTGCGGAAGAAGGCAGTGGTGAAATAA